A portion of the Calliopsis andreniformis isolate RMS-2024a unplaced genomic scaffold, iyCalAndr_principal scaffold0254, whole genome shotgun sequence genome contains these proteins:
- the LOC143187766 gene encoding uncharacterized protein LOC143187766 codes for MSNPVKEQLTLPALEVEMEDIQSRIRGMTRLVTNLKKKGRNNYTISLLKQKLEYVTDVWRDIQERVKQLKKEVPDSKRKVIPFFGESTMDDAEDAFHEAQNFLMTELDSLIQEKESAGFGNPGNTAGAGATGQPSTLELPKQNLPRFSGDPRKWCHFADLFTASIIKDQRLSDAQRLQYLNGCLEGEALASIATLEIADRNFKPAWDTLTEQFGNPRRMVLQLLATFTKLKPIRTGDIESLQQITVGWKQTLAALQKLGRKVEHYSDVLVILIKSKLDQSLEWEWEGTQKLNQEIPSFNEMLDFLREQEHRLHVLINPVQKQAVDPTSKPRIRQHNAVVESSPGPTLECTFFGLTHGITTCKKFKLLTPELRFHYIKANQSCINCLASTHTVARCPKNAACTKCSKKHHTILHFDAPQVGTGNRRSTKKPQQGQREAGRSNVSAREPANVNTKSRASTSSADVTSHCSATESGTPAVFLATANVRVTGKGGTTRIARALIDQGSEASFISANLANDLRLARRKTPATVTGLGGGKAQDIKYSVDIEFGSTRCTEEAFRTSAYVVSRITSYAPPSVHVPEYTALRELTLADPDPASDRPIEVLIGAGTYASIIRPGLRRFGKRGPIAQETALGWILSGPVDAATSSPNPVRTLHCTVLESLDKAIRRFWEIEEIPSKLVNTKAEDECEEYFAKTVARDATGRFIVRLPFNHENPDELLGESLPIALSALTRLRKKLDLDPTLMREYSEFLTEYESLSHMTRLEFLDKTRLYIPHRAVVRTESATTKLRVVFNASSKTAGGRSLNDILHVGPKLQNDITAVLTRWRLYQYVLVADIEKMFRQILVAAEDRRFQCIVWRTPETERNIAFELKTVTYGTACAPYLSMRTLLELKKQDGDRFPLAAPILEKDVYVDDVFMGAPDKLLLEQIRKQTCELLQQGGFNLRKWAGNSPDLLGNIPHSSHSHAVDLDLFDNSELKVLGLRWIPSGDFFYFNLQRFQPSATPITKRTLFSEIAKLYDPLGWLSPVVIRAKTLMQSQWLEKIQWDEQVSAETLKMWNTFCADWSRLNQWKLPRWIRYGADTTSVELHGFCDASLAAYSAVTYLRVTTIDNGVFTSLLMAKTRVAPIKTQSIPVLELNGAVLLAELILHVRDSLAMKIDRVVCWTDSTIALAWLKKHPSTWKVIVANRVSKIQTALPNAEWRYVPTRSNPADLNSRGIDAAEFLQSNLWTFGPTWLSEAEAQWPAIPASVETDESKRVAHAHVATPKPEWDFLFRFQSWRKLLRVTAYCLRWRRPSRVNQRSNAGQVIEAAEMRNAAERLARHIQGSHFAEEYRCLKNHRSIPVKSPLKSLNPFLDDKDVLRVGGRLENATLAWETKHPIILPKHYVSTLIIRQCHVDTLHGGLQLTLHTVRQNYWILGCRNAAKTVVNKCMRCVRWRGNTSTQIMQHLTPERCRPSRAFDNCGVDYAGPYRVRDSAGRGKTAHKAYIAVFVCYATRAVHIELVHDYTTSAFLAALDRFVARRGIPSCIFSDNGTNFVGADRELQQHCRAVFSATDTHNKCGAIGIQWRFNPPSAPHFGGMQEAGVKSVKHHLKRTLGEFTPTGEEMQTLLCKIEASLNSRPIAPLSDDPDDYASLTPGHFLTGGPLNAIPLQLPVDEPATTTGAEVERAK; via the exons ATGTCGAACCCCGTAAAGGAGCAGTTGACTCTTCCTGCCCTGGAGGTCGAGATGGAGGATATTCAGTCACGAATTCGGGGAATGACCCGACTCGTGACTAATCTGAAGAAAAAGGGGCGAAATAATTATACCATCTCTCTCCTCAAGCAGAAGTTGGAGTATGTAACTGACGTTTGGAGGGACATCCAAGAGCGAGTTAAACAGCTCAAAAAGGAGGTCCCTGACAGCAAACGGAAGGTCATACCCTTCTTCGGCGAGAGCACGATGGATGATGCAGAAGATGCGTTCCATGAAGCTCAGAACTTCCTGATGACGGAATTGGACAGCCTCATACAGGAAAAGGAATCGGCTGGATTCGGCAACCCCGGGAATACCGCGGGTGCCGGAGCAACCGGCCAGCCTAGTACGCTTGAGCTTCCCAAGCAGAATTTACCGAGATTTAGCGGAGATCCGCGAAAGTGGTGTCACTTTGCGGATCTGTTCACCGCCAGCATAATCAAAGATCAACGGTTGTCAGATGCGCAACGTTTGCAATATCTGAACGGCTGCTTGGAAGGAGAGGCACTCGCATCGATTGCCACGCTTGAAATTGCGGATCGCAATTTCAAGCCGGCGTGGGATACCCTGACCGAACAATTCGGGAACCCACGTCGCATGGTGCTTCAGCTTCTCGCAACATTCACGAAGCTGAAGCCGATCAGGACGGGCGACATAGAAAGCCTGCAACAGATCACCGTCGGCTGGAAACAAACGCTCGCCGCGCTCCAGAAGCTGGGGCGCAAGGTAGAGCATTACAGCGACGTGTTGGTCATCCTGATAAAATCTAAGTTGGACCAATCCCTAGAATGGGAATGGGAGGGCACGCAAAAGCTCAACCAAGAAATCCCCTCATTTAATGAGATGTTGGATTTTCTCAGGGAGCAAGAGCACAGACTGCACGTGCTGATCAACCCGGTACAAAAACAAGCGGTTGACCCCACGTCAAAACCTCGCATACGGCAACATAACGCCGTAGTCGAAAGCTCTCCCGGTCCAACCTTGGAGTGTACATTCTTCGGACTGACGCACGGAATTACAACGTGCAAAAAGTTCAAGCTGCTCACGCCTGAATTGCGCTTCCATTATATTAAAGCGAATCAGTCGTGTATAAACTGTCTCGCTTCGACTCACACAGTCGCGCGCTGCCCTAAGAACGCAGCGTGTACAAAGTGCAGTAAGAAGCATCACACTATTCTGCACTTTGACGCACCACAAGTCGGCACAGGCAATCGTCGGTCGACGAAAAAGCCACAGCAGGGCCAGCGGGAAGCGGGACGGAGTAACGTCTCCGCACGTGAGCCCGCGAATGTAAACACGAAATCTCGTGCTTCTACATCAAGCGCCGACGTGACGTCGCACTGTAGTGCGACGGAGAGCGGAACACCAGCTGTGTTTCTGGCGACGGCAAATGTGCGAGTCACAGGAAAGGGAGGCACGACGCGCATCGCGCGTGCACTCATAGACCAGGGCTCGGAAGCCTCCTTCATTTCCGCGAACCTCGCAAATGACTTGCGACTCGCGAGAAGGAAAACCCCAGCCACAGTTACGGGCTTGGGGGGCGGAAAAGCCCAGGATATAAAATATAGCGTGGATATCGAGTTCGGTTCGACACGTTGCACTGAGGAGGCGTTCCGCACCAGTGCATACGTGGTGTCCCGAATCACCTCGTATGCCCCGCCGTCGGTTCACGTGCCGGAATACACCGCGTTGCGTGAACTGACACTCGCGGATCCTGACCCCGCTTCAGACCGCCCAATAGAGGTGCTGATCGGAGCTGGGACATATGCGAGTATCATTCGACCAGGGCTTCGGCGATTCGGTAAGCGAGGGCCGATCGCGCAGGAAACAGCTTTAGGCTGGATACTGTCAGGCCCGGTCGACGCAGCCACCTCTTCCCCAAACCCCGTGAGGACGCTGCATTGCACCGTCCTCGAATCGCTCGACAAAGCGATACGAAGGTTCTGGGAGATAGAGGAGATTCCCTCGAAATTGGTGAATACCAAGGCCGAGGACGAATGCGAAGAATACTTCGCAAAAACCGTCGCGCGAGACGCGACGGGACGATTCATCGTTCGGTTGCCCTTCAACCACGAAAACCCGGACGAGCTGTTGGGAGAATCTCTTCCAATAGCTCTCTCCGCGTTGACTAGGTTAAGGAAAAAACTGGACCTGGATCCAACCCTCATGAGGGAATACAGTGAGTTTCTCACTGAATATGAGTCGTTGAGTCATATGACTCGCCTAGAGTTCCTCGACAAGACACGACTCTACATTCCACATAGAGCGGTTGTTCGAACGGAAAGCGCTACGACGAAGCTGCGCGTCGTGTTTAACGCTTCCAGTAAAACAGCGGGCGGACGCTCGCTGAACGACATCCTCCACGTAGGACCGAAGCTACAGAACGATATCACCGCTGTATTAACGCGGTGGCGTCTGTATCAATACGTGCTAGTAGCAGATATAGAGAAAATGTTTCGACAAATTCTCGTAGCTGCAGAGGATCGTCGATTCCAATGCATCGTGTGGCGCACGCCAGAAACCGAACGAAATATAGCGTTCGAGTTAAAAACCGTGACCTACGGTACGGCGTGTGCCCCATATTTATCGATGCGAACGCTTCTCGAGCTGAAAAAACAGGACGGCGACCGCTTCCCGCTCGCCGCTCCTATCCTCGAGAAGGACGTCTATGTTGACGACGTGTTTATGGGAGCTCCGGACAAACTATTGTTGGAGCAAATCCGTAAACAAACGTGCGAGCTCTTACAGCAAGGTGGATTTAACCTTCGTAAGTGGGCTGGAAATTCGCCAGATTTATTAGGCAATATTCCACATAGCTCGCACTCCCACGCAGTCGACCTTGATTTGTTTGATAATTCCGAATTAAAGGTACTCGGTCTGCGATGGATTCCATCAGGAGATTTTTTCTACTTCAATCTGCAACGTTTCCAACCGTCTGCAACACCGATCACAAAGCGTACTTTGTTTTcggaaattgcaaaattatacGACCCTCTCGGCTGGCTTTCGCCAGTCGTGATTCGCGCAAAAACTTTAATGCAGTCCCAATGGCTGGAAAAAATCCAGTGGGACGAGCAAGTTTCCGCGGAAACGCTCAAAATGTGGAACACATTTTGTGCGGATTGGAGCAGATTGAACCAGTGGAAACTTCCCCGATGGATCCGTTATGGAGCCGACACGACTTCTGTGGAACTGCACGGATTTTGTGACGCATCGCTCGCAGCCTATTCGGCTGTCACTTATTTAAGAGTGACGACGATAGACAACGGTGTGTTTACATCGCTGTTGATGGCAAAAACGCGAGTGGCTCCAATAAAAACACAGTCGATCCCAGTTCTTGAATTGAACGGGGCCGTACTGCTAGCCGAGCTAATCTTGCACGTGAGAGACTCGCTTGCAATGAAAATAGATCGAGTAGTCTGTTGGACAGACTCAACTATCGCTCTAGCTTGGCTGAAAAAACACCCATCGACCTGGAAGGTTATAGTGGCCAACCGAGTGTCGAAAATCCAAACGGCCCTCCCGAACGCGGAATGGCGTTACGTGCCGACCCGTTCGAACCCCGCGGATTTAAATTCGCGCGGGATCGACGCGGCAGAATTTCTGCAGTCGAACCTATGGACGTTTGGACCGACATGGCTGAGCGAAGCGGAAGCGCAATGGCCCGCCATACCCGCTTCCGTTGAGACCGATGAAAGCAAGCGCGTAGCGCATGCACACGTAGCAACTCCGAAGCCGGAATGGGATTTTCTGTTCCGTTTTCAATCATGGAGAAAACTGTTACGTGTAACGGCGTACTGTCTTCGTTGGCGAAGACCGTCGCGCGTCAATCAAAGGTCAAACGCCGGTCAAGTAATCGAGGCGGCAGAAATGCGTAACGCAGCTGAGCGCCTCGCACGCCATATACAGGGCTCGCATTTCGCAGAGGAATACCGATGCTTAAAAAATCATCGCAGTATCCCTGTGAAATCTCCCTTAAAAAGTCTCAACCCGTTCCTCGACGATAAGGACGTCCTGCGAGTCGGTGGAAGACTGGAGAATGCGACGCTTGCATGGGAAACCAAGCACCCGATAATACTGCCTAAGCATTATGTTTCGACATTAATAATTAGGCAGTGCCACGTAGATACGTTGCATGGGGGCTTGCAGTTGACCTTGCACACTGTCAGGCAAAATTATTGGATCCTCGGTTGTCGAAATGCAGCGAAAACCGTGGTCAACAAATGCATGCGATGCGTAAGGTGGCGAGGCAACACGTCCACGCAAATAATGCAGCATCTGACCCCGGAGCGCTGTCGCCCGTCAAGAGCATTCGACAATTGCGGAGTGGATTACGCGGGACCTTACCGTGTCCGCGACTCCGCGGGCCGAGGCAAAACAGCTCACAAAGCGTACATCGCGGTGTTTGTTTGTTACGCTACGAGGGCTGTCCATATCGAACTCGTCCATGACTACACGACGAGCGCGTTCTTAGCCGCACTCGATCGGTTTGTTGCACGACGAGGAATCCCGTCCTGCATTTTCAGTGACAATGGAACCAATTTCGTCGGTGCCGATCGAGAATTACAACAGCACTGTCGTGCAGTATTTTCTGCAACGGACACGCATAATAAATGCGGTGCTATCGGCATTCAGTGGCGGTTTAATCCACCCAGTGCCCCACACTTCGGTGGAATGCAGGAGGCCGGCGTGAAATCGGTGAAACACCATTTGAAACGCACGTTGGGAGAGTTCACACCCACGGGAGAGGAAATGCAGACGCTGCTCTGCAAGATCGAAGCGAGTCTTAACTCGCGACCGATCGCTCCCCTGAGTGACGACCCAGACGACTATGCGTCTCTTACGCCCGGTCACTTCCTGACAGGCGGACCACTAAATGCGATTCCGCTGCA GTTACCCGTGGATGAGCCCGCTACGACGACCGGCGCCGAGGTCGAGCGGGCAAAATAA
- the LOC143187767 gene encoding uncharacterized protein LOC143187767 produces MESDTQNTQNQISATFDRCLKIGEQALQQETRTPSPLEKSHQEAVQETTQEEWTITIGPPRMGPVQLRVPEHIPRTTRRYRCTVPGGRYALRWDREQRLTSLLWRPAVDPPTPRGQEKSTAPAAAASQAGGRTPNRPRPKAREDNRQQAQAPTTSRALVAARPSPIASRTRRPPRPQGPTLEELTRAAVGIAVETSMRLLQQQQQLHPQQSASPPAHKRQRR; encoded by the exons ATGGAAAGCGACACACAAAACACGCAGAACCAAATCTCGGCGACCTTTGATCgctgtttgaagattggggagcagGCTCTCCAGCAAGAGACGCGTACACCCTCGCCACTGGAGAAGTCGCACCAGGAAGCAGTACAAGAAACCACTCAAGAGGAGTGGACAATAACCATCGGCCCACCAAGAATGGGCCCAGTACAGCTCAGGGTGCCGGAGCACATTCCGCGCACCACGCGGCGGTATCGCTGCACCGTCCCAGGAGGGCGGTACGCCCTCAGATGGGACCGGGAGCAGCGATTAACTTCACTGCTTTGGCGGCCGGCGGTGGACCCCCCAACGCCGAGAGGCCAAGAAAAGAGTACCGCCCCCGCGGCTGCAGCGAGCCAAGCGGGCGGGAGGACGCCCAACAGGCCCCGACCAAAGGCGAGGGAGGATAACCGTCAACAGGCACAAGCACCGACGACATCCAGGGCCTTGGTGGCGGCTAGGCCCTCCCCGATTGCCAGCCGCACCCGGCGACCACCCCGGCCTCAAGGACCGACGTTAGAGGAGCTGACGCGCGCAGCAGTCGGCATCGCGGTGGAAACCTCGATGCGGCTgctgcagcaacagcagcagctacACCCGCAGCAGAGCGCGTCTCCACCAGCGCATAA acgtcaacgtcgctaa